A single region of the Phyllostomus discolor isolate MPI-MPIP mPhyDis1 chromosome 14, mPhyDis1.pri.v3, whole genome shotgun sequence genome encodes:
- the HAO2 gene encoding hydroxyacid oxidase 2 isoform X2 has product MPVVCLTDFEARARKHLSKSTWDYIEGAAGEGFTKDDNIAAFKRIRLRPRYLRDVSQVDTRTTIQGEEISAPICISPTGFHRLAWPDGEMSTARAAQAAGICYITSTYASCTLEDIVTAAPRGFRWFQLYVQTDRQLNKQLIQKVESLGFRALVITVDVPKLGNRRQDIQNQLNLKENLLLKDLQSLTERNSTAHLQMFPIDSAFCWDDLSWVQSITQLPIILKGILTKEDAELALKHKVHGIIVSNHGGRQLDDVPASIDALTEVVAAVKGKLEVYLDGGVRTGNDVLKALALGAKCVFLGRPVLWGLACKGEHGVKEVLNILKDEFHTSMALTGCRSVAEINRNLIQFPRL; this is encoded by the exons ATGCCCGTGGTGTGTCTGACAGACTTTGAGGCCCGTGCGCGGAAGCATCTGTCCAAGTCCACTTGGGACTACATCGAAGGAGCCGCTGGCGAAGGCTTCACCAAGGATGACAACATCGCAGCATTTAAAAG AATCCGCCTCCGTCCCCGGTACCTGAGAGATGTGTCGCAGGTGGACACCCGGACCACAATCCAAGGGGAGGAGATCAGTGCCCCCATTTGCATCTCACCTACAGGTTTCCACCGCCTCGCTTGGCCAGATGGGGAGATGAGCACAGCCCGAG CTGCCCAAGCAGCCGGCATCTGCTATATCACCAGCACGTACGCCAGCTGTACCCTTGAAGACATCGTCACTGCTGCCCCCAGAGGCTTCCGGTGGTTCCAACTCTACGTGCAGACAGATCGGCAGCTAAACAAACAGCTGATCCAGAAGGTAGAATCCTTGGGTTTCAGAGCTCTAGTAATCACCGTGGACGTGCCCAAACTTGGCAACAGGCGACAAGACATCCAAAACCAATTGAACTTGAAGGAGAATTTATTGCTAAAGGATCTTCAATCACTTACAGAG AGGAATTCAACGGCCCATCTACAGATGTTTCCCATTGACTCAGCCTTCTGCTGGGATGATCTCTCCTGGGTCCAAAGCATAACTCAGTTGCCCATCATCCTTAAAGGGATCTTGACAAAAGAGGACGCAGAGTTAGCCTTGAAGCACAAAGTCCACGGCATCATCGTTTCCAACCATGGCGGGAGGCAACTTGATGATGTCCCTGCTTCT ATCGACGCCTTGACGGAGGTGGTGGCTGCTGTGAAAGGGAAGCTGGAAGTGTACCTGGACGGTGGGGTCCGAACCGGCAACGACGTGCTCAAGGCTCTGGCCCTTGGGGCGAAGTGCGTTTTCCTGGGGAGACCAGTCCTCTGGGGTCTTGCTTGCAAG ggTGAACATGGTGTCAAGGAAgttctgaacattttaaaagatgagttcCACACTTCCATGGCCCTTACAG GCTGCCGATCGGTTGCTGAGATCAATCGGAACCTGATCCAGTTTCCCAGGTTGTAA
- the HAO2 gene encoding hydroxyacid oxidase 2 isoform X1: protein MPVVCLTDFEARARKHLSKSTWDYIEGAAGEGFTKDDNIAAFKRIRLRPRYLRDVSQVDTRTTIQGEEISAPICISPTGFHRLAWPDGEMSTARAAQAAGICYITSTYASCTLEDIVTAAPRGFRWFQLYVQTDRQLNKQLIQKVESLGFRALVITVDVPKLGNRRQDIQNQLNLKENLLLKDLQSLTERNSTAHLQMFPIDSAFCWDDLSWVQSITQLPIILKGILTKEDAELALKHKVHGIIVSNHGGRQLDDVPASIDALTEVVAAVKGKLEVYLDGGVRTGNDVLKALALGAKCVFLGRPVLWGLACKGEHGVKEVLNILKDEFHTSMALTGHQAPPRGRGGHQCEQKAHGVFRPQARGSGEYLHLRVCGFPGVKMTCAARQVFSPFL, encoded by the exons ATGCCCGTGGTGTGTCTGACAGACTTTGAGGCCCGTGCGCGGAAGCATCTGTCCAAGTCCACTTGGGACTACATCGAAGGAGCCGCTGGCGAAGGCTTCACCAAGGATGACAACATCGCAGCATTTAAAAG AATCCGCCTCCGTCCCCGGTACCTGAGAGATGTGTCGCAGGTGGACACCCGGACCACAATCCAAGGGGAGGAGATCAGTGCCCCCATTTGCATCTCACCTACAGGTTTCCACCGCCTCGCTTGGCCAGATGGGGAGATGAGCACAGCCCGAG CTGCCCAAGCAGCCGGCATCTGCTATATCACCAGCACGTACGCCAGCTGTACCCTTGAAGACATCGTCACTGCTGCCCCCAGAGGCTTCCGGTGGTTCCAACTCTACGTGCAGACAGATCGGCAGCTAAACAAACAGCTGATCCAGAAGGTAGAATCCTTGGGTTTCAGAGCTCTAGTAATCACCGTGGACGTGCCCAAACTTGGCAACAGGCGACAAGACATCCAAAACCAATTGAACTTGAAGGAGAATTTATTGCTAAAGGATCTTCAATCACTTACAGAG AGGAATTCAACGGCCCATCTACAGATGTTTCCCATTGACTCAGCCTTCTGCTGGGATGATCTCTCCTGGGTCCAAAGCATAACTCAGTTGCCCATCATCCTTAAAGGGATCTTGACAAAAGAGGACGCAGAGTTAGCCTTGAAGCACAAAGTCCACGGCATCATCGTTTCCAACCATGGCGGGAGGCAACTTGATGATGTCCCTGCTTCT ATCGACGCCTTGACGGAGGTGGTGGCTGCTGTGAAAGGGAAGCTGGAAGTGTACCTGGACGGTGGGGTCCGAACCGGCAACGACGTGCTCAAGGCTCTGGCCCTTGGGGCGAAGTGCGTTTTCCTGGGGAGACCAGTCCTCTGGGGTCTTGCTTGCAAG ggTGAACATGGTGTCAAGGAAgttctgaacattttaaaagatgagttcCACACTTCCATGGCCCTTACAG GTCACCAAGCTCCACCACGAGGGAGAGGAGGACACCAGTGTGAACAGAAGGCACATGGTGTCTTCCGGCCCCAGGCCAGGGGAAGTGGGGAGTATCTTCACCTGCGTGTCTGTGGATTCCCGGGGGTCAAAATGACTTGTGCTGCTCGCCAGGTATTTTCTCCATTCTTGTAA